Below is a genomic region from bacterium.
AACGGAAAGCCTAATTTATCTTATGGTGATTTAGCAAGCTATTTCCAAAATTTCACGCCATCGATAGAACAAATCCGCGAAGCAGTAATCGAAATTAGAAATAAAAAATTTCCTTTTCCTTCCGAGCCGACAAAAGGAAATAGCGGTTCATTTTTCCGCGGTCCGCTACTGTCTAGAAACGAGTTTGTTCAATTAAACGAAAAGATCAAACAGAACTTTCCAGAAGCCGCAGATAAATTCGACAACATGGAAAACAAACTTAAAGTATCTCAAGGATACAAAACCCCAGCAGCCTTTTTAATAGATCTATGCGGTCTTAAAGGGAAAACAGTAGGTGGCGCAAAAATCAACGAAGACCAGCCGGCAATTATTTTAAATTTTACTGGTCATGCAACAAGCGATGATGTAATGACGTTATATAAAGAAGTAAGCTCCGTTGTTTATGAAAAAACAGGGGTAAATCTGGGCATGGAACCAGAATTGGTCGGATTCAAATCTGAGAAGTAACGTTATTTTCTGTCGTTGTTTGATATAATTAATGCAGAAAGGACAAATCAATATGAACATCAACATCAAGGCAACTAATACCACCTTAACACCCGCAATTCGCAGTAATATCGAGAATAAACTAGAGGTTCTAAGCAAGTTTCTCAAGCCTGAAGACGTTATTCATGTTGAATTAGCCGAAGACACTCACCACAATAGCGGACAATTCTTTAGAGTAGATATTCAAATCAGTCCTCGGGGTAGCTATGCAGAAGCTCGCGCCAACGATTTTTATGAAGGAATGGATCTGGTTATTCCAAAAATTACTCAACAATTACGTAAAGAAAAGGAGAAGGGGATCAGCCTCCGACGAAGATTAGGCAACCTTTTCAAGCGGGGAGAATAGCCCGATTTTAGGCCACTGGAAGCAGTGGTTTTTAATTTTCTTGCTAATTGCCTAAGTAGTGTATTTTAGCTATACTAAACTGGTATTATTTACCCATTATGTCTATATTTTCTAGAGTTTTCTCGTTTGCTTCATCTGATCCGCTGCAAAAGTACAGCGGGGAACTGGCAAAAATTAACAGCTACGCAGATGAAATTTCTAAATTATCCGACGAACAAATCCAGCAAGAAATTGCTGGCTTTAAAGCTGTCTTAAAAGAAATTACTGATTCGAAAGAAGCAGTTAAAAAGCTTGCCGAAATCCGCCCCCGTGTATTCGCATTAACCCGCGAGGCCGCGAAGCGCGCTATCGGCCAGTTCCATTACGATGTGCAAATTGTCGGTGGCATTACTTTAGCCGAAGGTGCGATTGCCGAAATGAAAACCGGTGAGGGTAAAACTTTAACTGCCACTTTGCCATTGGCTTTATACGCACTGGCCGGGCGCGGAGCACATATCGTAACTGTTAACGATTACTTGGCGCGTTGGCAGGCCAGTCTAATGGGTAAGGTTTTTGCCCAGCTTGGCTTGTCTACTGCCAGCATTCAGCATGAAGCTTCCTTTTTATACGATCCAACGTATCAGCCCGAACAGGAAGAAATCGAAGCATTAGAAAGCGGTACCCAAGGACTGGTATTAGATGTAAAGCATATGCGCCCGATTACGCGTCGACAAGCTTACGAAGCCGATATTACATACGGTACCAACAATGAATATGGGTTTGATTACTTGCGCGATAACATGGTCCAGTCTATCGAACATCTTCGACAGCGCGAATTATTCTTTGCAATTGTGGACGAAGTCGACAGCATTTTGATCGATGAAGCCCGTACGCCGTTAATTATTTCTCAACCGGACACAGAACCGACTGATAAGTATTTTCAGTTTGCAAAATTAGTAGACCGTTTGCAGGAAGAAAAAGATTATACCGTAGACGAAAAGCATAAAGCGGCCAGCTTAACCGATGAAGGTATTTCTGAAATCGAACAGATTCTAAAAATTCCAAACATTTACGATACCAGCCAGGGCGTAACAACTTTGCATCATATCGAACAGGCTCTGCGTGCCAAGACGCTGTTTAAGCGCGACCGCGATTACGTGATTCGCGACGGCGAAATTGTGATTGTAGATGAATTTACCGGACGCCTGATGTTCGGCCGCCGTTATAGCCAGGGTTTGCACCAAGCTATTGAAGCCAAGGAAAATGTAAAGATTCAGCAGGAAAGCAAAACTTTAGCGACTATCACTTTCCAGAACTTGTTCCGTTTGTACGACAAGCTTTCCGGTATGACAGGTACTGCTAAGACTGAGGAAGAAGAATTCTTTAAGATTTATCAGTTAACAGTAGTCCAGATTCCGACTAATCGCGATATGGTTCGCATGGATCATTCTGATTTGGTATTTAAGAATGAAAACGGCAAGTTTGCTGCAATTGCCAAGGATGTTAAAGAGCGCAACAAGCGCGGGCAGCCGGTATTGATCGGTACTGTAAGTATTGCCAAGAACGAATTGCTTGCAGAACACCTTAAAAAAGAGGGCGTAAAGTTCGAAGTGTTGAACGCTAAGAACCACGAACGCGAAGCTCAAATTATTGCTCAGGCAGGTAGCTTAGGTGCCGTGACATTGGCTACTAACATTGCCGGCCGTGGTGTAGACATTCTACTCGGAGGCAATCCGGTTGATAAAGAAGAAGCTGCTAAGGTGCGCGAAGCGGGTGGTTTGGCTGTGATCGGTACAGAACGGCATGAATCCCGCCGTATCGACAACCAGTTGCGTGGCCGTGCCGGCCGTCAGGGTGATCCTGGTTCGAGCCAGTTCTATGTTTCCATGGAAGACGATCTGATGCGTCTGTTTGGAGGCGGCCGTATGCAGAGCCTGATGGACACTCTAAAGATTCCAGAAGACCAGCCAATTGAGGCCAAGCTGGTATCCCGCTCGATTGAATCGGCACAAAAGAAAATCGAAGGCATCAACTTTGATACCCGTAAGAGCGTGCTAGAATTTGACGATGTACTAAACAATCAGCGCAAGAGCATTTACAACCGCCGCCGTCGCTACCTTGGCGGGCTAGAGAAGAGCGGCCAGGAAGACAAGCATATCCGTGAAGAAATTTTGGATATGATCAGAGCTGAAATCGAAAGCATCGTTACCTTCAACATGGGCAGTCTTGATTTTGAAGAAGGTCTTAAGCAAGTTTTCCAATATGCCGGCAATATCTTAACCACACTCGATGGCAACAAGCAGGCAGTAATATCCGAAGCTCTCCAAAATGCTGCAGATCGCGACTTTGTATTAATTGACGAATTGAACAAATTGGCCGAGCAGGAAATTAAAGCTAAAGGTGAAGAAATCGGCGATGAGCTATACGACAGCGTACTGCGTTCTTTGATGTTGTCTTCCATTGACCGTTTATGGATGGAACATCTGGATACTATGGATCACTTGCGCGATTCTGTTCGCTTGCGTGGCTATGGCCAGCGCGACCCATTAGTGGAATATAAAAAAGAGGGCTACACTTTATTCAAAAATTTGCAGGCAGAAATCGACAAGAGTGTAATCTACGCTGCGCTGCGCGTAGGAGTTCAGATTCATAATGAAGGCGGCCAAACCCATCAGCATATTACTTTAGGCGGTGGTAGCAATGATGTTTCTAATAAGAGCAGCGCAGCTCAGGTAGAGGCAGAACCGCAAGATCCGCGCGCAGCTGGTTTAGGGCGCAATGATCCTTGTTATTGCGGATCAGGTTTGAAGTATAAAAAGTGCGGTTTGATTAATTCTGTAGAACACCAAAAGAATTTGGCATAATAAAAAACCTCGATCAGTTTGATCGAGGTTTATCCATAATCGCCCACATTTGTCTCCCTGGTATGACATACTTCACAGTACCAGCCGACACAACCGAGCTTCCTAATACCTTCGTTTTTAGATCTGGCGTAACGGATAATTCTTCTCATGAACGTTTGACAGTGGACATGAAAGAGTGAAATACCCCTAAGTAGTTCTCTATATTCATGTTCACCGTAGTTGCTCCCTTCCCATTCAGACTCAATTTCTGAATCTCTTTGATAAGACATATTACCTCCTTGAATATCATAACAAGGTAACATATAATACATTCAACGTCAAGAGTGTATTAAGGAGGAATATGGCTTTAACAACAGAGAAAAGAATCAAGCAATTGATGATGAAAGGTCAAGAAGAAACCAAACACCTTTCTAATCCGAACGTCATTTTACAATCAGAGTATCATCAGAAAGTTAAGGAATTTGGCCAAGAGGCGATTAAATCTCTATTCCAATTATTGAAGGACAATGAAGGGTGTTCAATAGCAATTTTTGGTTTACTTTCAGAGATACACGGCCGTGGGCCAATTATTCCGCTGGATAAACGCGGCAACATCACTTTCATCCGAAAACGATGGCTGCGTCTAGGCAAAGTCCATGAGCTATATTAAAAACCCGCATCTATGATGTGGGTTTTATTTCAAGTTCCGCTAATGTCATCAATGCCTCCATTAAAATGTTATAATTAGCTCTGACTTTGCAGATTATCTACTTCTAAAGCCATGTCAATCAAGAAAAAAACTGATGAACTTCTAAAGATAAATAGGCAGATATTAAAATGCTCCGTATGTTTAAAATCGGCTAAAGGCCTGCTAGTACCCGGCGAAGGTAGTCGAAGTGCAGAGATAGTTTTAGTAGGAGAAGCCCCAGGCAAGAACGAAGCCGTCACTGGCAAACCGTTTATTGGCAGAGCAGGGAAGCTGCTCGACTCTTTGCTAGAGACAATCAAACTGGATAGAAACGATATCTTTATCACCAGCGCAGTAAAATATTTGCCTAAAACCTATATTACGCCCAAGCCAGCAGACATTGAGCATGGCCGTATTCATCTCTTTGCTCAGCTCGAAGCTATCCAGCCAAGAGTAATTGTCTTAATGGGCAATACTGCAGCTATGGCGGTACTGCACGAAAAGTTTTCCATTGCCAAGGATCATGGTAAATTTATTATACGCGACGGATTAATTTACTTTTTAAGCTATCACCCTGCAGCACCTCTTTACAGTCCAAAGCTTAGGGAAATTATTATCAAGGATTTTAAGAAACTCAAACGGTATATCAAAT
It encodes:
- the raiA gene encoding ribosome-associated translation inhibitor RaiA — protein: MQKGQINMNINIKATNTTLTPAIRSNIENKLEVLSKFLKPEDVIHVELAEDTHHNSGQFFRVDIQISPRGSYAEARANDFYEGMDLVIPKITQQLRKEKEKGISLRRRLGNLFKRGE
- the secA gene encoding preprotein translocase subunit SecA: MSIFSRVFSFASSDPLQKYSGELAKINSYADEISKLSDEQIQQEIAGFKAVLKEITDSKEAVKKLAEIRPRVFALTREAAKRAIGQFHYDVQIVGGITLAEGAIAEMKTGEGKTLTATLPLALYALAGRGAHIVTVNDYLARWQASLMGKVFAQLGLSTASIQHEASFLYDPTYQPEQEEIEALESGTQGLVLDVKHMRPITRRQAYEADITYGTNNEYGFDYLRDNMVQSIEHLRQRELFFAIVDEVDSILIDEARTPLIISQPDTEPTDKYFQFAKLVDRLQEEKDYTVDEKHKAASLTDEGISEIEQILKIPNIYDTSQGVTTLHHIEQALRAKTLFKRDRDYVIRDGEIVIVDEFTGRLMFGRRYSQGLHQAIEAKENVKIQQESKTLATITFQNLFRLYDKLSGMTGTAKTEEEEFFKIYQLTVVQIPTNRDMVRMDHSDLVFKNENGKFAAIAKDVKERNKRGQPVLIGTVSIAKNELLAEHLKKEGVKFEVLNAKNHEREAQIIAQAGSLGAVTLATNIAGRGVDILLGGNPVDKEEAAKVREAGGLAVIGTERHESRRIDNQLRGRAGRQGDPGSSQFYVSMEDDLMRLFGGGRMQSLMDTLKIPEDQPIEAKLVSRSIESAQKKIEGINFDTRKSVLEFDDVLNNQRKSIYNRRRRYLGGLEKSGQEDKHIREEILDMIRAEIESIVTFNMGSLDFEEGLKQVFQYAGNILTTLDGNKQAVISEALQNAADRDFVLIDELNKLAEQEIKAKGEEIGDELYDSVLRSLMLSSIDRLWMEHLDTMDHLRDSVRLRGYGQRDPLVEYKKEGYTLFKNLQAEIDKSVIYAALRVGVQIHNEGGQTHQHITLGGGSNDVSNKSSAAQVEAEPQDPRAAGLGRNDPCYCGSGLKYKKCGLINSVEHQKNLA
- a CDS encoding uracil-DNA glycosylase; translation: MSIKKKTDELLKINRQILKCSVCLKSAKGLLVPGEGSRSAEIVLVGEAPGKNEAVTGKPFIGRAGKLLDSLLETIKLDRNDIFITSAVKYLPKTYITPKPADIEHGRIHLFAQLEAIQPRVIVLMGNTAAMAVLHEKFSIAKDHGKFIIRDGLIYFLSYHPAAPLYSPKLREIIIKDFKKLKRYIK